The window cctgatgcaggactcagtccccacactccagaatcacatcctgagctgaaggcagatgcttaaccactgagcagaATGGGTTCTGGGAAGAGtcctaattttttattcataattttatattgtcTTTCTTAAAAGGGCTCtccaggtgcctggctggcttggtcagtagagcatgtgactccctATTtctgggttgtaagtttgagcccatgttgggggtagaggttacttaaaaaaaataaaatcttaaaaacaaaagggtCCCCTCCCTCAAATTATAGAAACTAGGGGACtcacagggcgcctgggtagcttcagtcagttgagcatttgactcttggtttctactcaggtcatgatctcagcatctaGAGCTCTACCCACAAtagggctctgcgctcagtatggagtctgcttcagattctctctctcctccttcttcttacctcctcctccctctgccccaccccctgcttgtgtttgcatgcacactctctctaaataaaattaaaaacaacaacaactaggGTCCTCACAGAATCTAGATTAATTCCTAAATGTGGATACTGCTGGGACACAGGGGCAAGTAAAATAGATAAACCCTTTctgctttaacattttttgaattGGGATGATATAAATATGGAGAGAAAGGtgggaattataaataaaaaaattatgacatattCTTAATGTTTAAAAGCTTTCTTGTAATAGTTCAGTTTAACAGAGGTGAAGATGTTACAAATACTGAGAtgattaaaaattggaaatatggttttaaaattttccctcttAAGGGTGATAACATTATTTCTGTGAAACCTTAAATTGATTAGTTAGTtctctaagggtttttttttttatttttatttatttatgatagtcagagagagagagagagagagagagagagagagaggcagagacacaggcagagggagaagcaggctccgggaacccgacatgggattcgatcccgggtctccaggatcgagccctgggccaaaggcaggcaccaaactgttgcgccacccagggatccctctctaaGGGTTTTATGTCCATATTTTACTTCTAATGGAGTTCTCATCTTGCTTGCTTATTGAAATCCACACCAAACTCCAGAccaatgaaatcagaatctctggggtgggacccaggtgtcagtattttttttcaaactctctAGGTTATTACAATACACTGAGAACCAAAGTTCTAATGCAATAATTTCTCACCGAGTTTTCTGTAATCCTTTCAGTTTTCTCCACCCCCTGTCACTATCCCCCATTTTCATTACCTTGCTGTCAAGGAGGATATTCCTAGAGCCATCTCAATTGTGGTTATGTCTATATAAGACGATAAAGCCAATAATTTTGATTGAAATTTCTGATTAGCTGAATTGATTCAGTCTTTTGGTTGGTTGGCTTACTTGATCAAACTGGTAATTGTTTTTGTCACATCAGCTGTGTCAACTTGAGAGGAGGcactattttacctttttttttttctttaaaaggcttAATATGATCAAAGTATTTTGACCTAATGTGTCATCTCCATAAAGctatacttttattaatttaaaataaacctttaagggtacctgggtggctcagttgtttgagtaTCTGAATCTtagtttcagctcgggtcatggtctcagggtggggagaagctccatattgggctcctcactcagagtctgcttgattctctccctctgcccctactccccaacctttgctccctctctctaaaacaaatgagTCTTTAATAAACTAGACCTTTTAGTGAAATACTAGTACAGTATTTCATCTAAGAAATACCTTCTTTATATGTCTATGAAAATTTACTAGATACCTGGCAATGATAATTTAagttgaggggcagcccgggtggctcagcggtttagcgccgccttctgctcagggcctgatcctggagacctgggatcgagtcccatgtcagactccctgcatagagcctgcttttctctctgcctgtgtctctgcctctctctctctgtgtctctcatgaataaataaataaaatcttaaaaaaaaaaagataatttaagttgaaaatgtaaaattagatGGCTAGACACAAGACCTTAACTCTTAAAACTTATTAATATAGGCAAGGTTTGCTTTGTGTGTCTTAAGTTAGGTCATGTCCTTCTGATGGCTTTTCAGTTTAAATATAATACGAATCCGGGAAGCATTATTTTGTCCGTCATGCACTTTTCTATATATGTGGGAAATTATGTAACTCCTTAAGAGAGACAGCATATTGTGGTCTCAAGGTTCAGAAAATTAGATGCAGTTACTAATTTGGCACTAATTTTGAAACTTTAAGTCATTTTACTGATCTTTGCCTTAGTTTTCTGGAATGatttattaagatttaataaaatcttaaaaaaaaataaaataaaaacaaaaccctaaaagtCTCATTTAGCCAGAACATTAGGTGTTTCCTTTATATTTCATCAATCACACATGTAGAGTTAAGGATAACCTATCCCTTTTCAGTAACAGCAGaagacaatctttaaaaaatactcagtaTCCCCCTGTTGCAAACCCACGTTGCGGAATGTGAGCATTTCTAAAGCAAGAGTGTATTTTTGATCACAGTGAGTCTAATGGGCAGCTCaacattttcctaattttgtctTTACTGTTTTTAAGACTTGTTTAAGTAGTCCATAGTTtgatatgctttctttttttcatttttttgattatttattcatgagagacacagagaggcagagacacaggcagagggaaaagcaggctccttgcagggagccccatgtgggattcaatcccgggactcccagATCACCCCTGAGcgaaaagcagacactcaaccactgagccacccaggcatcccttttttcattttaatagttGTTGCTTTCTTGGTAGTTTGTAGACTATTTTGAAGAACgttaaaattttgctttaaacCTTATCAATCTGTTTCAGGAGAACATCGATTGGGAGTTGAACATCTCAGCAATGCCCTTTTAGTGTGTCGACAACCACAGGAACTTCTGAAGGTTTTCAAACACACACTCCCTCCTCAGGTATTTGAGATGCTGTTGCGCAAAATTCCCCTTATTTGCCAGGTGAGCACATACTTAATTATCTTTGCTATATGAACACAGTAAATAACATGTTAGGCCTGAttacataaaaaaaggaaagtctgtGTGGATGGGAACTTTAAATGAGTACAATTTCTGAATTTTTGGTTGCTTTTCTTGCCTTATGATGAAACAAGCCTATTTTTTCATGTTCCTTTAACTACAGTGAATTGTATATTTTGTTGAATCTTATAGATGTTCCAACATTTCAACTTTAAAAGTAgcactgttaatattttgtctTTGTACTTTCAAAGACCTAACCATTACTGACTGCAATGTCAACAAAGGCCTGTATGTTAAATGGTATTGTTAGTTAAATGATGCAATagcttaaaaaattagaatacagAAAGCCATAAATTATCAAAGTAGAATAATACTTTTGGCTTCAAATGTGACAATACATAGAAATCACTTTGGTATTAGAAATGTATAggagatgggcagcccgggtggctcagaggtgtagtgccaccttcagcccagggcgtgatcctggggacccagcatcgagtcccacgtcaggctccctgcatggagcctgctgctccctttgcctgtgtctctgcctccctctctgtgtgtctctcatgaataaataaataaaatctttaaaaatatatatatatatatatatatatatatatatatataaagaaatgtataGAAGAATTGTAATTAGTGTTCTCTTAAGTGCAAGTTTAGATTGGTACCAAATGAAATCCACTCATAAGCCAATTTACTAGTAGGTATTAGTCATTTAACAGCCAAATTGCTTGGTATATTTATGCATCAACTAGAATTTCCTGCAGATGCTTGTATTTGTTTTAGGATTCATTTAGCCATAAAACACTCCTTTAACTTCGGTTCACTTTTTATTGCACTGATCACATGTCATGGCTGAGAATACACTGTATAATGTTGGAATGATTCAGAATCATTCATGTTGGACTCAGCTtttgaacaaaacacaaaacacagtCTCTACTAGAGCGTAACAGTCAATTCTTACACATTCCCAAGGTAGTCTCAGGTGGGATGTTTACTATAGACATATCAAAATATGGCTAGAATATGAATGTATAATATCCACCCTAACACAAGAAGGGAGGCAAGAAAGGATAGTGGGTTGAAATGATTAGCAAgtaactattttatgtatttaccaGCAATTTGAGGCAGACATGAATGAACAGGAATACTTGGAGGATGATCGTGATTGAAAAACATTTCAACGTATCCACAGTCCAGTCAGAATACTATGgtactatatatagtataaacaACTGCTCAgtgatatttccatttattttacttttagtaataaaaattttttttgatctCATACATGATTGAAcacatattttgctttaaaattaacAGTCACAATTGAAGAAacaatggtttatttttctaatgaagtTACCAAGCTGCTGAATCTTAAGGCCTCAACAAATGTTGCatcttattattttcattgaaCAATAAGACCTTCTATTTTGATTATTCTCCATAAATAGCAATTTTGTTTCTCCAGTTGTTTCCATTTGCCACAGTCATGACAGACAGTTTAACATGGTGGCTACTGCTTTCCGGGGATTCTAGCAGATGAATCATTTCTATCACAACAGCTGCTGGCAATCTTTCATCAAAAGTCCATCCATCAGGACTTCTCTATCGTGGCTGGCCAAGAAGTCCTGCTTTGGCTGCCAGGGCTTCATTCTGCTGAATATGATATTCCTGAAATCTCATGGAtattctttgtgtcatttttaaatatttctgtaagcAATGTTCTGAACAGGTGgtctagaaataagaaaagatcCAATAGGAAAGATagaattattagtttttaaaaagtacacataTTCTAAATGAACAGCCATGGGtgcttttttctttgaatatatgaGAACTAAAACGACTAGTGAGTGACCACAGCTTTCAATTGCTAATAGTTTTATCCAGTTAcaaaaattaacatatactgaATGCCTACCAGTTTGTagcactaaaacaaaaacaatgatatGTCCCTgcctttttcatttctcattctgACTGTTAAAACGTAGGCCCAGTAgtaagtttgttcctttttagaAACTCCATTCCTAACATTATTAAATTTCAACATCTCTTTTTAACAAAAAGAATGTTATGCTTGGCATTTTTCAAGCTTTGTCATTATTTAACAAGGACTTGCTGATTACTGATTATATGTTCTTGGCATGGATATTGGTCAACATCTTACACTGGAGGAAGTTTGTGTCAACAAACTTGGCCAAAGTTTTGGCCAACATATAAATGTTTTGATGAggatattaaaagttaaaattttgcaTAGGATTGAGTTTTCAGAGTCCACCTATGCAAGATCAGCCACCATATTCAAGCTCTGCTTTTTCCAGAATTAACCTGAGTTCTCAGGGTCAGATAGAAAAGCCATTATCAAGTTTCTCAAGCCAGGCTATCTTGACTGAAAGCTAATTAGTAAGAAGTTTTGCTATGGAACAATAATTCAGCAATCCTTAGGTATCttaactaaaagaaagaaagagagagtaagaaagaaagaaaactgccaTGTTACAGTATGAGTGTCACATTATATTTGGGATCATTAAATTCAATGCCCATGGGTCAGGACCCATGCTTTAGTTCCTCTGAGCAATGTTATATATTAGGTAGCCCAAATTTCTGAAATAACTAGGAACAAG of the Canis lupus baileyi chromosome 9, mCanLup2.hap1, whole genome shotgun sequence genome contains:
- the TIMM9 gene encoding mitochondrial import inner membrane translocase subunit Tim9; protein product: MAAQMPESDQIKQFKEFLGTYNKLTETCFLDCVKDFTTREVKPEETTCSEHCLQKYLKMTQRISMRFQEYHIQQNEALAAKAGLLGQPR